From the Leifsonia sp. AG29 genome, one window contains:
- a CDS encoding NAD-dependent epimerase/dehydratase family protein — protein sequence MSERRRTAMIIGGTGQIGSAVARRLAVDGWSALVAHRGSHRGDPELADLDVTSIRLDRDDTEALLARARGHDLVLDTVAYEPRHADQLAGLAGEVESLVVISTGSVYLGEGGGYLDIVTGPGDFPDYPLPLRETDPTVDNAERTYSPLKAAMERRLLAAEGLPVTILRPGAIHGPFSPALREWYFIKRALDGRRRVVLSDGGTNRFSTSSTANIAELVALCADQPGRRVLNAVDGDALSVAEIATAVYRALGRSVEIVTFPGPPVEGVGGTPWTVAHPLLLSMARATVELGYHQPVGYAEAVGATVDWAVREVRAAERAGNGWEAVFPGLVERAESDRWFAYDDEDAYLDGRQR from the coding sequence GTGAGCGAGCGCAGACGCACGGCGATGATCATCGGGGGCACCGGGCAGATCGGCTCGGCGGTGGCGCGGCGACTCGCCGTGGACGGCTGGTCGGCGCTCGTGGCCCACCGCGGCTCGCATCGCGGCGACCCGGAGCTGGCCGACCTCGACGTGACGAGCATCCGCCTCGACCGCGACGACACGGAGGCGCTGCTCGCCCGGGCCCGCGGGCACGACCTCGTGCTCGACACCGTCGCGTACGAGCCGCGCCACGCCGACCAGCTCGCCGGCCTCGCCGGGGAGGTCGAGTCGCTCGTGGTGATCTCGACCGGCTCGGTCTACCTCGGCGAGGGAGGCGGCTACCTCGACATCGTGACCGGACCGGGCGACTTCCCCGACTACCCGCTCCCCCTGCGCGAGACCGATCCGACCGTCGACAACGCGGAGCGCACCTACTCGCCGCTCAAGGCGGCCATGGAGCGCCGGCTGCTGGCCGCGGAGGGCCTCCCCGTGACCATCCTGCGTCCCGGCGCGATCCACGGGCCGTTCAGCCCGGCGCTGCGGGAGTGGTACTTCATCAAGCGCGCGCTCGACGGGAGGCGCCGGGTCGTGCTCTCGGACGGCGGCACGAATCGCTTCAGCACCTCCTCGACGGCCAACATCGCCGAGCTCGTGGCCCTGTGCGCCGACCAGCCGGGCAGACGAGTGCTCAACGCCGTCGACGGCGACGCGCTGAGCGTCGCGGAGATCGCCACGGCCGTCTACCGCGCACTCGGCCGGTCGGTCGAGATCGTCACGTTCCCGGGGCCGCCGGTGGAGGGCGTCGGGGGCACCCCGTGGACGGTCGCGCACCCGCTCCTCCTCAGCATGGCCCGCGCCACCGTCGAGCTCGGCTACCACCAGCCGGTGGGTTACGCGGAGGCGGTCGGTGCCACGGTCGACTGGGCGGTGCGGGAGGTGCGAGCGGCGGAGCGTGCCGGCAACGGCTGGGAGGCGGTGTTCCCGGGGCTCGTCGAGCGAGCCGAGTCGGACCGTTGGTTCGCCTACGACGACGAGGACGCGTACCTCGACGGGAGGCAGCGGTAG
- a CDS encoding cytochrome c oxidase assembly protein → MLVAAAALYLAGVIRLRRHGHRWPRRLTAAYLLLGLGSYAVISFGFLGAESSELRWAFTTRIALLLFVVPALVSLGRPIALARVALDPAGRSRTDRFMGSWPVRLFGNAIFATIFACAAFLVFLTPVAAILRDSPWSEWTISVLTPLVGLLMVLPIAAHSVVRTSFFITVEFLLAFVALLLDAIPGLLLRLNDAVLDHAPSLAGRVPFWFPTPLHDQHLSGDLLWFIAEVADVPVLVLLFVRWMRLDRREGKQLDELTDEQMEELTRQHLSRGH, encoded by the coding sequence GTGCTCGTCGCGGCCGCCGCGCTGTACCTGGCGGGCGTCATCCGGCTCCGGAGGCACGGCCACCGCTGGCCCCGCCGGCTGACGGCCGCCTACCTGCTGCTCGGGCTCGGCTCGTACGCCGTCATCTCGTTCGGCTTCCTGGGGGCCGAGAGCAGCGAGCTGCGCTGGGCCTTCACGACCCGGATCGCGCTCCTCCTGTTCGTCGTCCCGGCCCTCGTCAGCCTGGGACGGCCGATCGCTCTCGCCCGGGTGGCGCTCGACCCCGCCGGCCGCTCCCGGACCGACCGCTTCATGGGATCGTGGCCGGTCCGGCTGTTCGGGAACGCGATCTTCGCGACGATCTTCGCCTGCGCCGCCTTCCTGGTGTTCCTCACGCCGGTCGCCGCGATCCTCCGCGACTCCCCCTGGTCCGAGTGGACCATCTCGGTGCTGACGCCGCTGGTGGGACTGCTCATGGTCCTCCCCATCGCCGCCCACTCGGTGGTGCGCACGAGCTTCTTCATTACGGTCGAGTTCCTCCTCGCGTTCGTGGCGCTCCTCCTCGACGCCATCCCCGGCCTCCTGCTCCGGCTGAACGACGCGGTGCTCGACCACGCGCCGTCGCTCGCCGGGCGCGTGCCGTTCTGGTTCCCGACGCCCCTCCACGACCAGCACCTCTCGGGCGACCTCCTGTGGTTCATCGCCGAGGTCGCCGACGTGCCGGTGCTGGTGCTCCTGTTCGTCCGGTGGATGCGCCTCGACCGCCGCGAGGGCAAGCAGCTCGACGAGCTCACGGACGAGCAGATGGAGGAGCTGACGCGCCAGCACCTCAGCCGCGGGCACTGA
- a CDS encoding glycine--tRNA ligase: MAAPSRLDSVITLAQHRGFVFPSGDIYGGTRSAWDYGPLGVELKENIKREWWNTFVRGRGDMVGLDSAIILPTPVWEASGHVQVFSDPLTESLITHKRYRADHLFEAYEAEHGHAPENGLADIPDPDHPDKVGQWTPIRQFSGLMKTFLGVVDDESGLHYMRPETAQGIFTDFAAVLQTSRKKPPFGIGQIGKAFRNEITPGNFIFRTREFEQMEIEYFVEPGTDDEWFQTWIDLCWDWFVDLGIRPGNIRRFEHEKGKLAHYSKRTIDIEYRFEFAGSEWGELMGVANRTDYDLRTHIEHSGKDLSFFDQNKNERYVPYVIEPSFGLTRALMAFLVDAYDEEQVPNAKGGTDKRTVLHLDPRLAPVKVAVLPLSRNEALSPLARSLADRLRKRRNVDFDDSGAIGRRYRRQDEIGTPFAVTVDFDSLEDDAVTVRDRDSMQQERIPLEGLDRYLAERLKEF, from the coding sequence ATGGCCGCACCGTCGAGACTGGATTCCGTCATCACGCTGGCGCAGCACCGCGGATTCGTCTTCCCCTCCGGCGACATCTACGGCGGCACGCGCTCCGCGTGGGACTACGGCCCCCTCGGCGTCGAGCTGAAGGAGAACATCAAGCGCGAGTGGTGGAACACCTTCGTGCGCGGCCGCGGCGACATGGTGGGTCTCGACTCGGCGATCATCCTCCCGACGCCCGTGTGGGAGGCGTCCGGTCACGTCCAGGTGTTCAGCGACCCGCTGACCGAGTCGCTCATCACGCACAAGCGCTACCGCGCCGACCACCTGTTCGAGGCGTACGAGGCCGAGCACGGCCACGCGCCCGAGAACGGCCTCGCCGACATCCCCGACCCGGACCACCCGGACAAGGTCGGTCAGTGGACGCCCATCCGCCAGTTCTCCGGTCTCATGAAGACCTTCCTCGGCGTGGTCGACGACGAGTCGGGCCTCCACTACATGCGGCCCGAGACGGCGCAGGGCATCTTCACCGACTTCGCGGCCGTGCTGCAGACCTCGCGCAAGAAGCCGCCGTTCGGCATCGGCCAGATCGGCAAGGCGTTCCGGAACGAGATCACGCCGGGCAACTTCATCTTCCGGACCCGGGAGTTCGAGCAGATGGAGATCGAGTACTTCGTCGAGCCGGGCACCGACGACGAGTGGTTCCAGACCTGGATCGACCTGTGCTGGGACTGGTTCGTCGACCTCGGCATCCGGCCCGGCAACATCCGCCGGTTCGAGCACGAGAAGGGCAAGCTCGCCCACTACTCGAAGCGCACGATCGACATCGAGTACCGGTTCGAGTTCGCCGGCAGCGAGTGGGGCGAGCTGATGGGCGTCGCCAACCGCACCGACTACGACCTCCGCACCCACATCGAGCACTCCGGCAAAGACCTGAGCTTCTTCGACCAGAACAAGAACGAGCGCTACGTCCCCTACGTGATCGAGCCGTCCTTCGGCCTCACCCGGGCGCTCATGGCCTTCCTCGTCGACGCCTACGACGAGGAGCAGGTCCCGAACGCCAAGGGCGGCACCGACAAGCGCACCGTGCTGCACCTCGACCCGCGGCTCGCGCCGGTCAAGGTGGCCGTGCTCCCGCTGTCGCGCAACGAGGCCCTGTCGCCGCTCGCTCGGTCGCTGGCCGACCGGCTCCGCAAGCGCCGCAACGTCGACTTCGACGACTCGGGCGCGATCGGCCGCCGCTACCGTCGCCAGGATGAGATCGGCACGCCGTTCGCGGTCACCGTCGACTTCGACTCCCTGGAGGACGACGCCGTGACCGTCCGCGACCGCGACTCGATGCAGCAGGAGCGCATCCCCCTCGAGGGTCTCGACCGCTACCTGGCGGAGCGCCTCAAGGAGTTCTAG